A window of the Serinus canaria isolate serCan28SL12 chromosome 27, serCan2020, whole genome shotgun sequence genome harbors these coding sequences:
- the LOC103821819 gene encoding alpha-2-macroglobulin-like protein 1 isoform X1, protein MMSPALPILFTILLLSSGASGAPSYVVVSPAVLYHPHPATLWVHLSDLQGPVQLRVQLQGDSGTPPTTLLSREVLEPHLYLNVTFPAPAPAKGKEEIAALHVSIRGESLDVSEKKKVMLRAPSPGVFIQTDKAVYKPGQEVKFRVVSLDKDLTPSSQKLPLVFLKDPSGNRIAQWRELSPRQGIVDLSLPLASEPALGTYTISVEGKSHSFSVEEYVLPKFEVTIHLPSVLWEQDEKFPVEICGRYTYGKPVRGKVQADLCLRQRLWSGWRRMTCTRVTGQTEKNGCFSTEVSLAASEEMIWAKFSRKELEVEASLVEDGTGLEMKSTKSCKFLPKRVTVTFENPDHAYKPGLPYSGTIRLQGADGSGLPQRQVLLSVSIQGKERTQSFLTDSSGRASFQLDTSDWSYLVSLKAEVTGTAESQEGSLRPRGAFLTAVPYSSKSGSFLHIRAPHGELPCGHSQLVHVDSIFGKEALGTELKSLDLVFMVLAKGSITSIFRKEVSAEPGQRASLSLELPIGLELAPMARLLVYVLLPSGEMLADVTELSVAKCFPNQVKMAFSEARALPGAALRLQLESAPGSLCAVRAVDRSVLLLKPEAELNAEAVYKALPEFNYPHSIQDDPLCDWQDSKREPYQLFQDAALKLFTKTKAPCPPRLPVVGMPGPGGVMIQTRMGVGSNIPPEVMTLFSSANPGTEDGEEPPAPRTYFPETWLWDLVPVGESGSVEVMVTVPDAITEWEAGMFCMAPQGLGLSPPVTLTAFQPFFVELALPYAVVRHESFTLRATVFNYLRQCLRVQVTLAESAELEVSLSAGDTYRGCVCADEAKTFQWGVRAISLGEVNITVSTEALSSTEPCGNELPLVLAQGHVDTVIKPLLVQPGGILVEKTHSSLLCQEGAEEVSLEIPANILESSQRAHINVIGDILGNALQNLDRLLAMPYGCGEQNMVRFAPNIYIQQYLEKTGQLLPDIRAKAQGFLQSGYQRELLYKHDDGSYSAFGKSDSTGNTWLTAFVLKSFGQAQAYVAIEERHITDALRWLQQRQKKSGCFHSVGKLFNNALQGGVSDELSLSAYVTAAMLELGLPTLEPVLSSALKCLEASPTDDPYSQALLAYVFGLAGLREQQQAQLQRLADHSISADGQLYWKRKGQAQRALELSWAAAAPAEVEMTAYVLLAYLSQPSVSPDDLGTASQIVRWLCRQQNPYGGFASTQDTVVALQALAKYAALTYGSNGDITVTVTSPTGTVQDFVLDSSNRLVLQQAALRELPGTYGLRARGQGCALAQVTLRYNVPPRPSMRAFELRVETELLPGTKNSRFLLHLWAQYSGDRPATNMVVIEAKLPSGYSPDKQSTVELKRQNLVKKVEVQPDQVTIYLDQLSKEEKTFSFRAQQDFVVSNLQPATVSLYDYYETGDRVDVAYTAPPSSEKENV, encoded by the exons TGAAGTTCCGAGTCGTCTCTTTGGATAAAGACCTGACCCCCAGCAGCCAGAAg CTGCCCCTGGTGTTCCTGAAG GATCCCAGCGGGAATCGCATCGCGCAGTGGCGGGAGCTGAGCCCTCGGCAGGGAATCGTGGATTTGTCCCTCCCGCTGGCCTCGGAGCCGGCCCTGGGCACCTACACTATCAGCGTGGAGGGGAAGAGCCACTCCTTCAGCGTGGAGGAATACG TGCTGCCCAAGTTTGAGGTGACCATTCACCTCCCCAGcgtgctgtgggagcaggacGAGAAGTTCCCAGTGGAGATTTGTGGGCG CTACACCTACGGGAAGCCCGTCCGGGGGAAGGTCCAGGCTGACCTGTGCCTCAGGCAGAGGCTCTGGTCTGGCTGGAGGCGGATGACCTGCACCCGGGTCACGGGGCAG ACGGAGAAGAACGGCTGCTTTTCCACAGAGGTTTCATTGGCTGCCTCCGAGGAGATGATTTGGGCTAAATTTTCGAGGAAGGAACTTGAAGTGGAGGCATCGCTGGTGGAGGATGGGACAG GGCTGGAGATGAAGAGCACCAAGAGCTGCAAGTTTTTACCCAAAAGAGTCACGGTCACCTTTGAGAACCCTGATCATGCCTACAAGCCAGGCCTCCCCTACAGCGGGACG ATCCGGCTGCAGGGAGCCGATGGCTCTGGGCTGCCCCAGAGGCAGGTCCTGCTCTCAGTCAGCAtccagggaaaagagaggaCACAAAGCTTCCTGACCGACAGCTCAGGGAGAGCCTCCTTCCAGCTGGACACCTCTGACTGGAGTTACTTGGTCTCCTTGAAG GCTGAAGTCACCGGGACAGCTGAGAGCCAGGAGGGCTCACTCAGGCCCCGAGGTGCCTTTCTGACAGCCGTGCCATACTCGTCCAAGAGCGGGAGCTTCCTGCACATCCGCGCCCCGCACGGGGAGCTGCCCTGTGGCCACTCCCAGCTGGTCCACGTGGATTCCATCTTTGGCAAGGAGGCTTTAGGCACTGAACTGAAGAGCCTGGATCTGGTTTTCATG GTCCTGGCCAAGGGGTCCATTACCAGCATCTTCAGGAAAGaggtctctgcagagcctg GACAGAGAGCCTccctctccctggagctgcccatcGGGCTGGAGCTGGCGCCCATGGCCAGGCTTCTGGTCTACGTGCTGCTGCCCAGCGGTGAGATGCTGGCTGATGTCACTGAGCTCTCTGTGGCCAAGTGCTTCCCCAACCAG gtgaAGATGGCATTTTCCGAGGCcagggccctgccaggggcagcgctgaggctgcagctggagtcTGCCCCGGGCTCCCTGTGCGCTGTGCGAGCCGTGGATCGCAGCGTGCTGCTCCTGAAGCCTGAGGCTGAGCTCAATGCCGAGGCC GTTTACAAAGCACTGCCTGAATTCAACTATCCCCACAGCATCCAGGATGATCCATTATGTGACTGGCAGGACTCCAAGAGGGAACCCTACCAGTTATTCCAG GATGCAGCATTGAAGCTCTTCACCAAGACCAAGGCGCCTTGCCCGCCCAGGCTCCCCGTTGTTGGAATGCCAGGTCCTGGAG GAGTCATGATACAAACCCGTATGGGGGTGGGAAGCAATATTCCTCCGGAGGTTATGACACTGTTCAGCTCAGCCAACCCAGGCACTGAGGACGGGGAAGAGCCCCCAGCACCCCGGACGTACTTCCCAGAGACGTGGCTGTGGGACCTGGTCCCTGTGGG GGAGAGCGGCTCTGTCGAGGTGATGGTGACAGTGCCCGACGCCATCACGGAGTGGGAGGCCGGGATGTTCTGTATGGCCCCGCAGggcctggggctgtcccctcctgtcaccCTCACAGCCTTCCAGCCGTTCTTCGTGGAGTTGGCGCTGCCCTACGCTGTGGTGCGCCATGAGAGCTTCACCCTCAGGGCCACCGTCTTCAACTACCTGCGCCAGTGCCTGCGG GTTCAGGTGACACTGGCAGAGTCGGCGGAGCTGGAGGTGTCACTGAGTGCAGGGGACACCTACaggggctgtgtctgtgcagatGAAGCCAAGACCTTTCAGTGGGGCGTGCGAGCCATCAGCCTGG GGGAGGTGAACATCACTGTGAGCACAGAGGCGCTCAGCTCCACCGAGCCCTGTGGCAATGAGCTGCCCCTGGTGCTGGCCCAGGGCCACGTGGACACTGTGATAAAGCCCCTGCTGGTGCAG CCCGGGGGGATCCTGGTGGAGAAGactcacagctccctgctctgccaggaag gtgCTGAAGAAGTGTCCTTGGAGATTCCTGCAAACATCCTGGAGAGCTCCCAGAGAGCCCACATCAACGTGATAG gtgacaTCCTGGGCAATGCCCTGCAGAACCTGGACAGACTCCTGGCCATGCCCTACGGCTGTGGGGAGCAGAACATGGTTCGCTTTGCCCCCAACATCTACATCCAGCAGTACCTGGAAAAGACCGGGCAGCTGCTGCCGGACATCCGTGCCAAGGCACAGGGGTTCCTGCAGAGCG GGTACCAGCGGGAGCTGCTGTACAAACACGATGATGGCTCCTACAGTGCCTTTGGGAAGAGCGATTCCACGGGCAATACCTG GCTGACAGCGTTTGTCCTCAAGTCCTTCGGGCAGGCCCAAGCCTACGTGGCCATTGAGGAGCGGCACATCACAGATGCACTGCGGTGGCTGCAGCAGCGCCAGAAGAAGAGCGGCTGCTTCCACAGCGTGGGCAAACTCTTCAACAACGCCCTGcag GGCGGTGTCTCAGACGAGCTCTCACTCTCGGCGTACGTGACGGCAGCGAtgctggagctgggactgcCCACGCTG GAGCCggtgctgagctcagccctcAAGTGCCTGGAGGCTTCTCCCACGGATGACCCCTACTCACAAGCCCTGCTGGCCTACGTGTTTGGGCTAGCAGGGCTgcgggagcagcagcaggcgCAGCTGCAGCGCCTGGCCGACCACAGTATCAGTGCAG ATGGGCAGCTCTACTGGAAGAGGAAGGGGCAGGCTCAGAGGGCCTTGGAGCTGTCCTGGGCCGCGGCTGCGCCGGCCGAGGTGGAGATGACAGCCTATGTCCTGCTGGCCTACCTGTCCCAgccctctgtgtcccctgaTGACCTGGGGACAGCGTCCCAGATCGTCcgctggctctgcaggcagcagaaccCCTACGGGGGCTTTGCCTCCACGCAG GACACCGTGGTGGCCCTGCAAGCCCTGGCCAAATACGCCGCCCTGACCTATGGCAGCAACGGGGACATCACGGTGACGGTGACATCGCCCACGGGGACAGTGCAGGACTTTGTGCTGGACAGCAGCAACcggctggtgctgcagcaggcagccctgcGCGAGCTGCCAGGCACCTACGGGCTGCGAGCCCgcgggcagggctgtgccctggcacag GTGACCCTGCGCTATAACGTGCCTCCCCGGCCCAGCATGAGGGCCTTTGAGCTGCGGGTGGAGACGGAGCTGCTGCCGGGCACAAAGAACTCGCGGTTCCTGCTCCACCTCTGGGCACA GTACAGCGGGGACCGTCCTGCCACCAACATGGTTGTCATCGAGGCCAAGCTGCCATCGGGCTACAGCCCGGACAAGCAATCCACGGTGGAG ctgaaGAGGCAGAACCTGGTGAAGAAGGTGGAGGTGCAGCCTGACCAGGTGACCATTTACCTGGACCAG CTTAGCAAAGAGGAGAAGACCTTTTCCTTCCGAGCCCAGCAGGACTTTGTGGTGAGCAACCTCCAGCCGGCCACCGTGTCCCTCTACGACTACTACGAGACAG GTGACCGTGTGGATGTGGCCTACACTGCACCCCCCAGCTCAG agaaggaaaatgtctAA